A single Anopheles maculipalpis chromosome 3RL, idAnoMacuDA_375_x, whole genome shotgun sequence DNA region contains:
- the LOC126564029 gene encoding uncharacterized protein LOC126564029: MFATSATLAIADRRRTSTMEPARTDHLLGLKKQCKMGAGLDTMAAIATSGKFMISHLQPHDQLPHLPKPVDHYPQHHHHGLHINDPLYTTTSANRYGHNLLRFDPGSNPSSQTGYYADYYHSYHQPLPVRPYRVPGAQHSRSLHDPTTTTRSVSERLNNYDYRTSERNRVALYGYTSESDRARGPVGGILKNNINTTGNYHQLPLPAASHRPHPLAYDLKEQQQHQYEQRNNAHDPYRASHGVKNTNNTVDHGYNVNYSLNFTKNQYNILISPPLHPDLGPRVAVPPYEEHPPASTNRTDTARSKYYNHREHPYPKTSNQTKQNGTKPPGRQQQQQQQQKQPKSSEQPGVILSEKQLLAQQEELAGKMQREEIIIEHSQLMGGDGTGPGAIIHPGGGQLPYDQRRDGGASGVGSKGLGAFSVLTQGHHFTQIIAALAVSLGPLAAGLGKGYSSPAIDNLQELQNMKRGNYTHFSVNDQQVSWIASLSLLGALFGGMFGGLAMQYGRKRVLTLMSLPFSISWILTMFAKSVETMFFTAFVGGFCCAIVSTVAQVYVSEIASPDIRGFLSAIQKIAGHFGMLISYLLGAYLDWRQLAMLIAMAPIMLFISVIYIPETPSFLVLRGCDEEAHRSLQWLRGPHKNVELELDTIRSNVRTTRMNLLNRINTSAANGAVGTGVTVDGATGQSIPLGNHRRGLRYYIEMISFEAIVSNVKSVLRNARLVKPILITCGLMIFQRFTGASSFNFYAVTIFRKTFAGMNPHGAAIAVGFVQLLASMLSGLLIDTVGRIPLLIVSSIFMSLALAGFGSCVYYGETSKMLIAEGGVLSDVSMATGQNDWIPLLCVLVFTVAFALGISPISWLLVGELFPLEYRAVGSSIATSFSYFCAFLSVKTFVDFQSFLGLHGTFWLYACISCVGLFFVIMVVPETKGRDLEEMDPRYVRTLTINR, from the exons ATATCGCACCTGCAGCCACACGATCAATTGCCGCACCTACCGAAGCCTGTAGATCACTATCCacagcaccatcatcacggACTTCACATCAACGACCCTCTCTACACAACAACCAGCGCCAACCGATACGGTCACAATCTCTTACGCTTCGATCCAGGTTCGAACCCTTCCTCGCAAACTGGTTACTACGCCGACTACTATCACTCCTACCATCAACCGCTACCCGTACGGCCATACCGAGTGCCCGGAGCGCAACACTCCCGATCGCTACATGACCCAACCACAACGACACGGTCTGTAAGCGAGCGGCTCAACAACTACGACTACCGGACGAGCGAACGTAACCGGGTCGCCCTGTACGGGTATACGAGCGAATCGGACCGTGCGCGTGGCCCCGTTGGTGGTATTCTAAAGAATAACATCAACACCACCGGGAACTACCACCAGCTGCCATTGCCAGCTGCGTCCCACAGACCACATCCACTAGCCTATGACCtgaaggagcagcagcagcaccagtatGAGCAGCGCAATAACGCTCACGACCCTTACCGCGCTTCCCACGGTgtcaaaaacaccaacaacaccgtTGACCACGGCTACAACGTGAACTATAGCTTAAACTTTACGAAAAATCAGTACAACATACTCATCTCGCCACCGCTCCATCCGGACCTCGGGCCGAGAGTTGCGGTTCCACCGTACGAGGAACATCCACCCGCATCAACGAACCGTACCGATACTGCACGCTCGAAGTACTACAACCACCGGGAACATCCGTACCCGAAGACGTCCAATCAGACGAAACAGAACGGCACTAAGCCGCCCGGgaggcaacaacagcagcagcagcagcaaaagcaacccAAGTCCAGCGAGCAACCGGGTGTGATACTTTCCGAAAAGCAGTTACTCGCCCAGCAGGAGGAACTGGCCGGCAAGATGCAGCGTGAAGAGATCATCATCGAGCACAGCCAGCTGATGGGTGGGGATGGAACCGGTCCGGGTGCGATCATACATCCTGGTGGTGGTCAGTTGCCGTACGATCAGCGCCGCGATGGCGGTGCTTCCGGTGTCGGATCGAAGGGTTTGGGTGCGTTCAGCGTACTCACGCAGGGACATCACTTTACGCAG ATAATTGCAGCACTAGCCGTTTCGTTGGGTCCACTAGCGGCCGGACTTGGGAAGGGTTACTCCAGTCCCGCCATTGACAATCTACAGGAGCTACAAAACATGAAGCGTGGCAACTACACACACTTCTCCGTCAACGATCAGCAGGTTAGCTGGATTGCTAGCCTGTCCCTGCTCGGCGCCTTATTCGGTGGCATGTTCGGTGGGCTGGCGATGCAGTACGGACGCAAGCGTGTGCTCACGCTAATGTCACTCCCGTTCTCCATTTCCTGGATACTGACCATGTTTGCCAAGTCGGTCGAAACGATGTTCTTTACCGCGTTCGTTGGTGGATTCTGCTGTGCGATCGTGTCGACGGTGGCGCAGGTATACGTCAGTGAGATCGCGTCGCCCGACATCCGAGGGTTCCTTAGTGCCATCCAAAAAATAGCCGGCCACTTCGGCATGCTGATATCGTATCTGCTCGGTGCGTACCTGGACTGGCGGCAGCTAGCAATGCTGATCGCGATGGCACCGATAATGCTCTTCATATCTGTGATCTACATACCGGAAACACCGAGCTTCCTAGTGTTAAGAGGATGCGACGAAGAAGCGCACCG CTCACTGCAATGGTTGCGCGGGCCGCACAAAAATGTAGAGCTCGAGCTGGACACGATCCGCTCGAATGTGCGGACGACGCGCATGAACCTGCTGAACAGGATCAATACCTCGGCAGCGAACGGTGCAGTCGGAACCGGTGTAACGGTAGATGGTGCCACTGGACAATCGATACCGCTCGGAAATCATCGCCGAGGGCTTCGTTATTACATCGAAATGATCTCCTTTGAGGCGATCGTTTCGAACGTCAAGTCAGTGCTCCGGAACGCTCGTCTAGTCAAACcaatcctcatcacgtgcggGTTGATGATCTTCCAACGCTTTACTG GTGCTAGCTCATTTAATTTCTACGCCGTCACCATCTTCCGCAAAACGTTCGCCGGTATGAATCCTCACGGTGCGGCCATTGCGGTTGGGTTTGTGCAGCTGCTAGCGTCGATGCTTTCCGGATTGCTGATCGACACGGTTGGCCGCATTCCACTGTTGATCGTGAGCAGTATCTTCATGTCTCTAGCACTGGCTGGCTTTGGATCCTGTGTGTACTACGGCGAAACGAGCAAAATGCTAATCGCCGAAGGTGGCGTCCTGTCCGACGTCAGTATGGCGACAGGGCAGAACGACTGGATACCGCTGCTCTGTGTGCTCGTATTTACTGTGGCCTTCGCGTTGGGCATATCGCCCATTTCCTGGTTGCTGGTGGGGGAACTGTTCCCGTTGGAGTACCGCGCGGTGGGTAGCTCGATCGCCACCAGCTTCAGCTACTTCTGCGCCTTTCTCAGCGTTAAAACCTTCGTCGATTTCCAG AGCTTTCTGGGCCTTCACGGTACGTTCTGGCTGTACGCGTGCATATCCTGCGTCGGGCTGTTCTTCGTCATCATGGTCGTGCCGGAGACGAAGGGACGCGACTTGGAAGAAATGGATCCGCGCTACGTGCGAACACTAACGATCAATcgatga